The Paenibacillus sp. FSL R7-0204 genome includes a region encoding these proteins:
- a CDS encoding AraC family transcriptional regulator, giving the protein MHNNVILHFDKVLNVQDLGSHRTESLYTHPDRRLEWEVFLYLADGQMEVWEEETEYLIRKGEFLFLKSGLHHWGEPRTPAGTSWYWIHFFCNSEGEAEQNSNPLKGKPLLEEFRKCITLPKHGRISHPEKLEKQLKAAVQLYNTTDPLRTITLSLQTMELFITLFRQSLHQSPLSKSDRTVSRIIEFLEQKDSYTLNSQELSASLEMNYSYLCEVFKHKTGSTIQMYNAQFFMDKAAGMMRNTNLNVSEISERLGFNSPFYFSRVFRKVKGCSPSEYMSRIY; this is encoded by the coding sequence ATGCACAACAACGTGATATTACACTTCGATAAAGTATTGAACGTACAAGATTTGGGTTCCCATAGGACTGAAAGCTTATATACGCATCCTGACAGGAGGCTGGAGTGGGAAGTTTTCCTCTATTTGGCCGATGGGCAAATGGAGGTCTGGGAGGAAGAAACGGAGTATCTCATCCGCAAGGGAGAATTTCTGTTCCTGAAAAGCGGTCTGCATCACTGGGGAGAACCCCGCACACCTGCGGGCACTTCATGGTACTGGATTCATTTCTTCTGTAATTCCGAGGGAGAAGCGGAGCAGAACAGTAATCCATTAAAAGGAAAACCATTATTAGAAGAATTCCGTAAGTGCATTACACTTCCCAAGCACGGAAGGATCTCACACCCCGAGAAGCTCGAGAAGCAGCTGAAAGCCGCCGTTCAACTGTACAATACAACAGATCCGCTCCGCACCATCACGCTAAGCCTGCAAACGATGGAGCTGTTCATCACTCTCTTCAGGCAGTCTCTTCACCAGTCCCCGCTGAGCAAGTCGGACCGGACGGTAAGCAGAATTATCGAATTTCTTGAACAAAAGGACAGCTACACCCTCAATTCACAGGAGCTTTCCGCTTCTCTGGAGATGAATTACAGTTACTTGTGTGAAGTCTTCAAACATAAAACAGGGAGCACCATCCAAATGTACAATGCCCAATTCTTCATGGACAAAGCAGCAGGAATGATGCGCAACACAAATCTGAATGTCTCCGAGATCAGCGAGCGGCTCGGCTTCAACTCCCCCTTTTACTTTAGCCGGGTATTCCGCAAAGTGAAGGGCTGCTCCCCCTCAGAGTATATGAGCAGGATTTATTGA